TGCCATTAATATTTGAATTGAATATACAATAACTGAAGTTAGTTCTCCTGTTTGCATACTTCCAAATACTATACTTTTACCACCTATTAAAAGGATAAGTATAATAACAGTATAAACTGTAAATTGCATAACAAATGAGTTTAGAGATGCAAATCCTTCAGCTTTAGTAAATAGTTCAAATATTGATTGTGAAGTGTCTTCAAATTTTGAGATTTCAAAATCTTCTCTTACATAAGCTTTAACAACACGAGATGCATTAACATTTTCTTGAACTTTTCTATTTAATATATCATATTCTTTAAAAGACTTAACGAAATATGGATATGCATTACTAATAATTAAGTAGAAAGCTAGAACTAAAAATGGTATTACACCTAAGAATATTTTTGAAATATGTGGGTTAATTCTAAATATCATAATCAATGACATTACAAGCATTATTATAGTTCTAACAAACATTCTTATACTCATCATAAATGCCATTTGTACATTAGATATATCATTAGTCATTCTAGTTACTAAACTAGGTGTAGAAAATTTGTCTATATTTTTAAATGAAAAATCTTGTATTTTATAGAAAATATCATGTCTTAAATTTTTAGCAAATCCTGCACCTGCAATAGCAGCCATTCTTCCTGAAAGTATACCAAGTATTAAAGCTAATGCAGCAAGTGTAATTAATACTATACCTTTTTTAATAATGTACGTCATGTCTCCATTTTTAATACCTACGTCAATAATCTTAGACATTTGAAGAGGTATTAAAACTTCAGTGAATACTTCAAGTATCATAAATGTTGGAGCAAGTATTGTTTCTTTTTTGTATTCTCTAATAGAATTTAATATCTTTAGTTTCATTGTTTTTCTCCTTTTTGTAAATTATCTATCATTTTAAGTAATGTTTCATTGAAATTAGTTATCTCTTGATTTGAAAGATTTTCTACTAATAAATCTTCAACACTTTGTATATTATCAAGTATTTCTTGTCTTACAATTCTTGATTTATCAGTCATTTTTATTATCTTTAGTCTTTGATCTTTCTCAGAAGCTATTCTAATAACTAAGTCATCTTTTTCAAATGATTTAAGTATTTCTGAAACCGTTGATTTACTTAAACCAAATTGCTGTTCTATATCTTTTTGGTATATTTCTCTATTATCGCTTCCTAATACTATATATTTTAATATATATCTTTGTATATGATTTAGATTAACATTTGAAATATTAAAAGTATGTTTCTCTAATTTCTTAAAGAGAGTAATTAGAGACTGTACAGTAATATTTTTATTCATATATCCTCCTATTTAATAAAAAAATAGTTCAATCCCGAACTATATTTCCATTATATTCTAAAAAAAAATAAAAGTCAATAAAAATTTTGTTGACAAAGAAATAATTATATAGTATAATCATTATTGTCATTGGGAGATATGCCTAGGTAGCTCAGTTGGCTAGAGCATGCGGTTCATACCCGCAGGGTCGAAGGTTCGAATCCTTTCTTAGGCACCATATATTTTATACTATATCCCATAAAATTAACTATTTTATATAGTACAAGCTGTAGGGCACGACAGCTTTTTTTTATTCTATAGGAAATTAGAATTCTAATAAGATGTATATAATTTTATTGATTAATGTAAAAAGAAGTTACAGTTTATAAAAGATAAAATTAATAAGTAAATTTGTGTAATACAAAAATACCTATTTAAATAATAGGCCATTAGGGTTATAGAATTTATGAATAGGAGGTCCAATAGAATTATTTATAAAGAGTTCATAAGCTTCAAGATAAATATTACAATTAGGACACATAAAAGGATCAAAGCCCCAAATAGATTTAAAGTTCTTTCTAAAAAGAGAAGGAACTTTTTTAAGTTTAGACTTAAATAAAGTAAGAGCTAACTTTAACTTACTAGATTTTCTTCTAGCATAGAAACCAAATCTATTAATCATCTTAAAATGTTTATAAGGTAAATGAAAAAGTAATTTAGTAACAAAATCTTGAATAGTTAATTTATGGTAAGAGATTTTCTTATTATTAGCTAAATCATTAAACATAAAAGTAACATAATTCTTTTTAAGATTAATATCAACAATTTTATACTCAGCAATAGGAACTCTAGCTAAATATCTACCAAGGTATTTAATAATACCTTTAGGGTTATTAACATCATTATCACCAACATTAAAGAAGAATCTAACATCTTCTTTAATCATTTTAGAAGCCATATCTAAAGCATTTTTTTTAATAGTATCATTAGGATAATTAGCTTGACTTAAGGCTCTACATACGACATATCTCCATTGATTAGCAATAGAATTAACATGAAAATAATTAAGTTTTTTAAAGATAAAATTTTTGTTTAATCCCCCAAGAGAAACAATAGCATGAATATGAGGATTAAATTTAAGATCTCTACCAAAAGTGTGAATAACAGTAATTAAACCATAGTGAATGATATCAGAATCAGTAAAGTATTTATCACTAGATTTAGGTATATATATTTTTCTTTTCTTTTTATCATGAATATTATGGAATTGATATTTGAAAATATTATTAATATCAGCAGCTAATCTAGAAAGAATAGTTTTATCATAAGCAATAAATTTTCTAAATTGTTGAGGAATAGTAAAAAGAAGATGTCTATGAGGAATATTAATTAATTGATTAGTGATGGAGTTAGTCCATTTAATAGAGTAATAATAACTACAAGAATTACATAATCTAGATTTACAAGTAAGTTTCATTTTATGTTAAAAGTTACAGATATGACATCTAGATGAATTTGATTTTAGATGTCATGTTTATCACTCCTTTCTGTTAGTTTTGTTTGGTGATTAAATTATATAGAAAAGAAAGAGGTGATTTAAGGATTTTTTAAAATCCCAAATCACCTTTTTTTATTTGTAAATTAATGTTTTTTGAGATATAATGTAAATAGAGATAATATATAGTAAAACGAGGGGAAAGTATTCCATATTGTGAAACAGCAAATAAAATGAGGTGCTTTTAAATACAGTAAATAGACTAAAAATCAAGAATTGATATTTTTAAAATGTTAATAAAATAACAATAATTGACTTTAAGAATATTTAGTTTTAAACTATATATATAAATAAGAAACATAAGCGGAGGTTTATAATGAAAAAATTAAAAAAAGCACAATTGCTAGATATGTTTAAAAAGATGCAAGAAGCAAGAATTTTTGATCTTAAAGTAGCGCAATTAGTTAAAAAAGGTAAAGTACCTGGAATGACTCACTTCTCAGTAGGAGAAGAAGCAGCAAGTATAGGAGCTATGGCTGCATTAAATGATGATGATATTATCACATCAAACCACAGAGGACATGCACAAGTTATTGCAAAAGGAATAGATTTAAATGCAATGATGGCAGAAATTTTAGGAAAATACACTGGAACTTGTAAAGGTAAAGGTGGATCAATGCACATTGCTGACGTTGATAGTGGAAACTTAGGAGCTAACGGAATAGTTGGAGGGGGACACGGTATAGCTGTAGGAGCTGCCTTAACTCAACAAATGAAAAAAACAGGAAAAATAGTTGTATGTTTCTTCGGAGATGGAGCAACTAATGAAGGAAGTTTCCACGAAGCATTAAACATGGCTTCAATTTGGAAATTACCAGTAATTTTCTATTGCATTAACAATGGATATGGAATAAGTGCTGACATTAAGAAAATGACTAATATTGAACACATCCACTTAAGAAGTGCTTCATATGGAATACCTGGAATGTTTATACCAGATGGAAATAATGTTTTAGATGTTTATGAAGAATTCAAAAAAGCTGTTGACCACGTAAGAGAAGGTAAAGGACCAGTTTTAATCGAATCAATTACATATAGATGGTTAGGACACTCTTCTTCAGATCCTGGTAAATACAGAACTAAAGAAGAAGTTGAAATGTGGAAGAAAAAAGATCCAGTTGAAAACTTAAGAAAATACTTAATCGAAAACAAAATCGCAACAGAACAAGAATTATTAGATATCGATGCTTCAGTTAAAAAAGCAGTTGATGATGCAGTGGTATTTGCTGAAAACAGTCCATTACCACCACTAGAATCAGCATTCGAAGATATTTATGCAGACTAATTAAGGAGATGATTTAAAAATATGGAAACAAAATTAATGTCGTTTAGAGATACAATAATTTTAGCAATGTCAGAAGAAATGAGAAGAGATCCTGACGTTTTATTAATGGGAGAAGATGTTGGAGTATTCGGAGGAGACTTTGGAACTTCAGTAGGAATGATAGAAGAATTTGGACCAGAAAGAGTAAGAGACTGTCCTATATCTGAAGCAGCAATCGCAGGAGCAGCTTCAGGAGCAGCTATGACAGGATTAAGACCAATAGTTGACGTTACATTCATGGATTTCGTTGTTATAGCAATGGATGCAATTGTAAACCAAGCTGCAAAAACTAGATATATGTTTGGTGGAAAAGGAAAAGTACCTGTAACATTTAGATGTGCTGCAGGAAACGGAGTAGGTTCTGCTGCACAACATTCACAATCACTTGAAAGCTGGTTCACACATATACCAGGATTAAAAGTTGTTGCACCAGGAACACCAAGAGATATGAAAGGATTATTAAAAGCTTCAATAAGAGATAATAACCCAGTAATAATATTAGAATACAAATCAGAATTTAACCAAAAAGGTGAAGTACCTTTAGATCCAGACTTCGTAATACCTTTAGGTGTTGGAGAAATTAAAAAAGAAGGTACAGATGTAACTGTAGTAACTTACGGAAAAATGTTATCAAGAGTTATGAAAGCTGCTGAAGATTTAGAAAAAGAAGGAATTTCAGTAGAAGTAGTAGATCCTAGAACATTAGTACCATTAGATAAAGAAATTATCTTAAACTCAGTTAAGAAAACAGGAAAAGTTGTTCTTGTTAACGATGCTCATAAAACAAGTGGATTCATAGGAGAAATTTCAGCAATAATTTCAGAATCAGATGCATTTGATTACTTAGATGCACCAATTAGAAGATGTGCTGGAGAAGATGTACCTATGCCATATGCACAAAACTTAGAGTTTGCAATGATACCAACAGTAGATACAATAAAAGATGCAATACGTAAAACAGTAAATAAACAGTAGAGGTGGAAAAATGGAAAAAAAATTATTTAGAGCTACACCTGCTGCAAGAAAATTAGCATCACAGCTTAATATAGAATTATCAGCTGTGCCTGGTAGTGGTGCTCTTGGAAGAATACATAAAGAAGATGTAGCTTCATATAAAGCAGAATCAAGTGTTAAGATATCTCCTGTAGCAAGAAGAATTGCAGAAGATAATGGTATAAACTGGCAAGAGATTAAGGGAACTGGAGTAAGAGGAAAGATAATGAAATCAGATATTTTAGCTTTATTATCTCCAGAACATAAAGATACTTATGTTGCTCCAACTAAAGAAAAAGAATTTATTAATCAAGAAAAAACTAATATAGAACAAGTATTAGATGATAAAAAAGATAAATATGGAGAAATAGAAGTTATACCTATGACAGCAATGAGAAAAGTCATAGCTAAACGTATGGTAGAAAGTTATTTAACTGCACCAACATATACATTGAATTATGACATAGATATGACAGAAGCTCTTGCATTAAGAAAGAGATTATTAGATCCAATTTTAGCACAAACAGGTAAGAAAATAACTGTAACAGATATTATTTCATTTGCAGTAGTTAAAACATTAATGAAACATAAATATTTAAATTCTTCATTAACTGAAGATGGTCAAAAAATCATAGCACACAATTATGTAAACTTAGCTATGGCAGTTGGATTTGACGGAGGATTATTAACTCCAGTTGTATACAACGCTGAAAAAATGAGTTTATCAGAATTAGTAGTTGCATTAAAAGATGTAACTAGCCGTGCACTTGATATGAAACTTGCGCCAAGTGAATTACAAGGTTCAACATTTACTATAAGTAACTTAGGAATGTTTGGAGTATCATCATTTGGTCCAATAATAAATCAACCAAATTCAGCTATACTAGGTGTAAGTGCTACAATAGAAAAACCGGTAGTAGTAGATGGAGAAATTAAGATTAGACCTATTATGTCTTTAGGACTAACTATAGATCATAGAGTAGTAGATGGTTTAGCTGGAGCTAAATTCATGAAAGACTTAAAAGAATTATTAGAAAATCCAATTACAATGTTAATATAAAGGAGAGAAAAAGATGGCATTAGAAGTTATCATGCCCAAAGCTGGGATAGATATGACTGAGGGGGAAATTGTTAAATGGAACAAACAAGTTGGTGAATTTGTTAAACAAGGAGAAATCCTTTTAGAAATCATGACAGATAAAACTAACATGGAATTAGAAGCTGAAGAAGATGGATATGTATTAGCAATCTTAAGACAAGCTGGAGAAACTGTAGCAGTTACAGAAGTTATAGGATATTTAGGAGAACAAGGTGAAGCAGTTCCTACACCAGGAAGCGCACCTGCAGCAGCACCAGCGGCTGAAGCACCTGCAGCAGCACCAGTTGCAGCTAAAAAAGAAGATGGATATGACGTAGTAGTTATAGGTGGAGGACCTGCTGGATACGTTGCAGCTATCAAAGCTAGCCAACTTGGAGGAAAAGTTGCATTAGTTGAAAAATCAGAACTTGGAGGAACATGCTTAAACAGAGGATGTATACCTACAAAAGCATACTTACATAATGCTGAAATTATAGAAGGAATTTCACATGCTGCAGCACGTGGAATTATGATTGAAAACCCTAAATTCACAGTAGATATGGAAAAAGTATTATCTATGAAAGGTAAAGTAGTTAAAACTTTAGTTGGTGGAGTAGGAGCATTATTAAAGAGCAACGGAGTTGATGTATTCAAAGGTGTTGCTAGAATTACTAAAGATAAAAACGTTATGGTTGATGGAGCTAAAGAATTAGTTACAGATAAAATTATCTTAGCTGGTGGATCTAAAGTTTCAAAAATTAATATACCAGGAATGGATTCAAAACTTGTTATGACAAGTGATGATATCTTAGAAATGAAAGAAGTACCTTCTACACTTGCAATTATCGGAGGAGGAGTTGTTGGGGTTGAGCTTGGACAAGCATTCTCAACATTCGGTTCTAAAGTTACTGTAGTAGAAATGATGGATAGAATAGTTCCAAGTATGGATGCTGAAGTATCTAACGCTTTAAGAGCTAAATTAGAACAAAAAGGTATGACTATCATGACTTCAACTAAATTACAAGAAATAGTTGAAAAAGATGGTAAATTACATATTAAATTAGAAGGAAAACAAGACTTAATAGTTGATAGAGCATTATTATCAATAGGACGTGTACCTGATTTAGAAGGTATAGGAGAAGTTGAATTCGAAATGGAAAGAGGAAGAATTAAAGTTGACGAATTCATGGAAACTTCAGTTAAAGGAATATACGCACCTGGAGATATCAATGGAACTAAGATGTTAGCTCACGCTGCATTTAGAATGGGAGAAGTTGCTGCTGAAAATGCAATCAAAGGAAACCACGCTACAGCTAAGTTAGACTTAACACCAGCTGCTATCTATACTTTACCAGAAGTTGCAGCTTGTGGATTAACTGAAGAAGAAGCTAGAAAAACTTATGATGTTTCAGTTGGTAAATTTAGCTTTACAGCAAACGGAAGAGCTATCGCAAGTGACGAAAACTATGGATTTGTTAAAGTTATAGCTGATAAGAAATATGGAGAAATTTTAGGAGTACATATAATTGGACCTGCAGCAGCAGAATTAATTAATGAAGCTTCTTCAATTATGGAAATGGAAATTACTGTAGAAGAAATGTTAAAAACTATACATGGTCACCCTACATACTCAGAAGTAATGTATGA
The sequence above is a segment of the Streptobacillus canis genome. Coding sequences within it:
- a CDS encoding MarR family winged helix-turn-helix transcriptional regulator, yielding MNKNITVQSLITLFKKLEKHTFNISNVNLNHIQRYILKYIVLGSDNREIYQKDIEQQFGLSKSTVSEILKSFEKDDLVIRIASEKDQRLKIIKMTDKSRIVRQEILDNIQSVEDLLVENLSNQEITNFNETLLKMIDNLQKGEKQ
- a CDS encoding IS91 family transposase, with translation MKLTCKSRLCNSCSYYYSIKWTNSITNQLINIPHRHLLFTIPQQFRKFIAYDKTILSRLAADINNIFKYQFHNIHDKKKRKIYIPKSSDKYFTDSDIIHYGLITVIHTFGRDLKFNPHIHAIVSLGGLNKNFIFKKLNYFHVNSIANQWRYVVCRALSQANYPNDTIKKNALDMASKMIKEDVRFFFNVGDNDVNNPKGIIKYLGRYLARVPIAEYKIVDINLKKNYVTFMFNDLANNKKISYHKLTIQDFVTKLLFHLPYKHFKMINRFGFYARRKSSKLKLALTLFKSKLKKVPSLFRKNFKSIWGFDPFMCPNCNIYLEAYELFINNSIGPPIHKFYNPNGLLFK
- a CDS encoding thiamine pyrophosphate-dependent dehydrogenase E1 component subunit alpha, producing MKKLKKAQLLDMFKKMQEARIFDLKVAQLVKKGKVPGMTHFSVGEEAASIGAMAALNDDDIITSNHRGHAQVIAKGIDLNAMMAEILGKYTGTCKGKGGSMHIADVDSGNLGANGIVGGGHGIAVGAALTQQMKKTGKIVVCFFGDGATNEGSFHEALNMASIWKLPVIFYCINNGYGISADIKKMTNIEHIHLRSASYGIPGMFIPDGNNVLDVYEEFKKAVDHVREGKGPVLIESITYRWLGHSSSDPGKYRTKEEVEMWKKKDPVENLRKYLIENKIATEQELLDIDASVKKAVDDAVVFAENSPLPPLESAFEDIYAD
- a CDS encoding alpha-ketoacid dehydrogenase subunit beta → METKLMSFRDTIILAMSEEMRRDPDVLLMGEDVGVFGGDFGTSVGMIEEFGPERVRDCPISEAAIAGAASGAAMTGLRPIVDVTFMDFVVIAMDAIVNQAAKTRYMFGGKGKVPVTFRCAAGNGVGSAAQHSQSLESWFTHIPGLKVVAPGTPRDMKGLLKASIRDNNPVIILEYKSEFNQKGEVPLDPDFVIPLGVGEIKKEGTDVTVVTYGKMLSRVMKAAEDLEKEGISVEVVDPRTLVPLDKEIILNSVKKTGKVVLVNDAHKTSGFIGEISAIISESDAFDYLDAPIRRCAGEDVPMPYAQNLEFAMIPTVDTIKDAIRKTVNKQ
- a CDS encoding dihydrolipoamide acetyltransferase, translating into MEKKLFRATPAARKLASQLNIELSAVPGSGALGRIHKEDVASYKAESSVKISPVARRIAEDNGINWQEIKGTGVRGKIMKSDILALLSPEHKDTYVAPTKEKEFINQEKTNIEQVLDDKKDKYGEIEVIPMTAMRKVIAKRMVESYLTAPTYTLNYDIDMTEALALRKRLLDPILAQTGKKITVTDIISFAVVKTLMKHKYLNSSLTEDGQKIIAHNYVNLAMAVGFDGGLLTPVVYNAEKMSLSELVVALKDVTSRALDMKLAPSELQGSTFTISNLGMFGVSSFGPIINQPNSAILGVSATIEKPVVVDGEIKIRPIMSLGLTIDHRVVDGLAGAKFMKDLKELLENPITMLI
- the lpdA gene encoding dihydrolipoyl dehydrogenase, with translation MALEVIMPKAGIDMTEGEIVKWNKQVGEFVKQGEILLEIMTDKTNMELEAEEDGYVLAILRQAGETVAVTEVIGYLGEQGEAVPTPGSAPAAAPAAEAPAAAPVAAKKEDGYDVVVIGGGPAGYVAAIKASQLGGKVALVEKSELGGTCLNRGCIPTKAYLHNAEIIEGISHAAARGIMIENPKFTVDMEKVLSMKGKVVKTLVGGVGALLKSNGVDVFKGVARITKDKNVMVDGAKELVTDKIILAGGSKVSKINIPGMDSKLVMTSDDILEMKEVPSTLAIIGGGVVGVELGQAFSTFGSKVTVVEMMDRIVPSMDAEVSNALRAKLEQKGMTIMTSTKLQEIVEKDGKLHIKLEGKQDLIVDRALLSIGRVPDLEGIGEVEFEMERGRIKVDEFMETSVKGIYAPGDINGTKMLAHAAFRMGEVAAENAIKGNHATAKLDLTPAAIYTLPEVAACGLTEEEARKTYDVSVGKFSFTANGRAIASDENYGFVKVIADKKYGEILGVHIIGPAAAELINEASSIMEMEITVEEMLKTIHGHPTYSEVMYEAFADVLGLAVHALKKN